The following coding sequences are from one Sciurus carolinensis chromosome 11, mSciCar1.2, whole genome shotgun sequence window:
- the Odf3 gene encoding outer dense fiber protein 3 isoform X1, with protein MAEEVWVGTWRPHRPRGPIMALYSSPGPKYLIPPTTGFMKHTPTKQRAPAYSFRGAPMLLAENCSPGPRYSVNPKILRTGKDLGPAYSILGRYHTKTMLTPGPGDYFPEKSTKHVFDSAPSHSISARTKTFRVDSTPGPAAYMLPVVMGPHTVGKVSQPSFSIKGRSKLGSFSDDLHKTPGPAAYRQTDVQVTKFKAPQYTMAARVEPPGDKTLKPGPGAHSPEKVILTKPCAPIVTFGIKHSDYMTPLVIDVE; from the exons ATGGCAGAGGAGGTATGGGTAGGAACCTGGAGGCCCCATCGCCCCAGGGGGCCCATCATGGCCCTCTACAGCAGCCCTGGACCCAAGTACCTGATCCCACCTACCACGG GCTTCATGAAGCACACGCCCACCAAGCAGCGTGCTCCGGCCTATAGCTTCCGTGGGGCCCCCATGCTCCTGGCAGAGAACTGTTCCCCAGGGCCCCGCTACAGTGTGAACCCTAAGATACTGAGGACTGGCAAGGACCTTGGCCCTGCCTACTCCATCCTGGGGCGCTACCACACCAAAACCATGCTGACACCCGGCCCGG GTGACTACTTTCCAGAGAAATCTACCAAGCATGTGTTCGACTCAGCACCCAGCCACTCCATCTCTGCCCGAACCAAGACCTTCCGAGTGGACAGCACCCCAG GCCCTGCCGCATACATGCTTCCTGTGGTGATGGGGCCACACACTGTCGGCAAGGTCTCCCAGCCCTCCTTCTCCATCAAGGGCCGAAGCAAGCTGGGCAGCTTCAGTGATGATCTGCACAAG ACCCCAGGTCCTGCAGCATACCGCCAGACTGACGTGCAGGTGACCAAGTTCAAGGCTCCACAGTACACCATGGCTGCCCGGGTGGAACCTCCAGGGGACAAGACCCTCAAGCCAGGACCTGGAGCCCACAGCCCTGAGAAG GTGATCCTGACCAAGCCTTGTGCCCCCATTGTCACCTTTGGCATCAAACACTCTGACTACATGACTCCCCTGGTCATTGATGTGGAATAG
- the Odf3 gene encoding outer dense fiber protein 3 isoform X2, producing the protein MAEEVWVGTWRPHRPRGPIMALYSSPGPKYLIPPTTGFMKHTPTKQRAPAYSFRGAPMLLAENCSPGPRYSVNPKILRTGKDLGPAYSILGRYHTKTMLTPGPGDYFPEKSTKHVFDSAPSHSISARTKTFRVDSTPGPAAYMLPVVMGPHTVGKVSQPSFSIKGRSKLGSFSDDLHKVILTKPCAPIVTFGIKHSDYMTPLVIDVE; encoded by the exons ATGGCAGAGGAGGTATGGGTAGGAACCTGGAGGCCCCATCGCCCCAGGGGGCCCATCATGGCCCTCTACAGCAGCCCTGGACCCAAGTACCTGATCCCACCTACCACGG GCTTCATGAAGCACACGCCCACCAAGCAGCGTGCTCCGGCCTATAGCTTCCGTGGGGCCCCCATGCTCCTGGCAGAGAACTGTTCCCCAGGGCCCCGCTACAGTGTGAACCCTAAGATACTGAGGACTGGCAAGGACCTTGGCCCTGCCTACTCCATCCTGGGGCGCTACCACACCAAAACCATGCTGACACCCGGCCCGG GTGACTACTTTCCAGAGAAATCTACCAAGCATGTGTTCGACTCAGCACCCAGCCACTCCATCTCTGCCCGAACCAAGACCTTCCGAGTGGACAGCACCCCAG GCCCTGCCGCATACATGCTTCCTGTGGTGATGGGGCCACACACTGTCGGCAAGGTCTCCCAGCCCTCCTTCTCCATCAAGGGCCGAAGCAAGCTGGGCAGCTTCAGTGATGATCTGCACAAG GTGATCCTGACCAAGCCTTGTGCCCCCATTGTCACCTTTGGCATCAAACACTCTGACTACATGACTCCCCTGGTCATTGATGTGGAATAG
- the Bet1l gene encoding BET1-like protein isoform X9, translating into MADWTRAQNPGAVEEILDRENKRMADSLASKVTRLKSLALDIDRDAEDQNRYLDGMDSDFTSMTGLLTGSMKRFSTMARSGRDNRKLLCGMALGLIVAFFILSYLLSRART; encoded by the exons ATGGCGGACTGGACTCGAG CTCAGAACCCTGGTGCTGTGGAGGAGATTCTAGACCGGGAGAACAAGCGGATGGCCGACAGCCTGGCCTCCAAGGTTACCAGACTCAAATCG CTGGCCCTAGACATCGATAGGGATGCAGAAGATCAGAACCGGTACCTGGACGGCATG GACTCGGATTTCACAAGCATGACTGGCCTGCTCACTGGAAGCATGAAGCGCTTTTCCACGATGGCACGGTCTGGGCGAGACAACCGGAAACTTCTGTGTGGTATGGCTCTGGGCCTGATCGTGGCCTTCTTCATCCTCTCCTACCTCTTGTCGAGGGCAAGGACGTGA
- the Bet1l gene encoding BET1-like protein isoform X10, translated as MADWTRAQNPGAVEEILDRENKRMADSLASKVTRLKSLALDIDRDAEDQNRYLDGMDSDFTSMTGLLTGSMKRFSTMARSGRDNRKLLCGPSCKLL; from the exons ATGGCGGACTGGACTCGAG CTCAGAACCCTGGTGCTGTGGAGGAGATTCTAGACCGGGAGAACAAGCGGATGGCCGACAGCCTGGCCTCCAAGGTTACCAGACTCAAATCG CTGGCCCTAGACATCGATAGGGATGCAGAAGATCAGAACCGGTACCTGGACGGCATG GACTCGGATTTCACAAGCATGACTGGCCTGCTCACTGGAAGCATGAAGCGCTTTTCCACGATGGCACGGTCTGGGCGAGACAACCGGAAACTTCTGTGTG
- the Ric8a gene encoding synembryn-A, translated as MEPRAVADALETGEEDMITEALRTYNREHCQSFTFDDAQQEDRKRLAELLVTVLERGLPPSHRVTWLQTVRILSRDRCCLDPFTSRQSLHALACYAGICASEASVPEPPDMDVILESLKCLCNLVLSSPVAQTLAAEAHLVVRLAERVGLYSKRSFPHDVQFFDLRLLFLLTALRTDVRQQLFQELHGVHLLTHTLELTLGVTPEESPPDLLPPQETERAMEILKVLFNITFDSVKREVDEEDAALYRYLGTLLRHCVMITAAGDCTEEFHGHTVNLLGNLPLKSLDVLLALELHEGSLEFMGVNMDVIGVLLTFLEKRLHQTHRLKESVAPVLSVLTECARMHRPVRKFLKAQVLPPLRDVKTRPEVGELLRNKLVRLMTHLDTDVKRVAAEFLFVLCSESVPRFIKYTGYGNAAGLLAARGLMAGGRPEGQYSEDEDTDTDEYKEAKASINPVTGRVEEKPPNPMEGMTEEQKEHEAMKLVNMFDKLSRHRVIQPMGMSPRGHLTSLQDAMCETMEGQLSSDPDSDPD; from the exons ATGGAGCCCCGGGCGGTTGCGGATGCCCTGGAGACTGGCGAGGAAGACATGATTACGGAAGCTCTACGAACGTACAACCGGGAG CACTGCCAGAGCTTCACCTTTGATGATGCCCAGCAGGAGGACAGGAAG AGACTTGCAGAGCTGTTGGTCACTGTGCTGGAGCGGGGCTTGCCACCCTCACATCGTGTCACCTGGCTACAGACTGTCCGTATACTGTCTCGGGACCGTTGCTGCCTGGACCCATTCACCAGTCGCCAGAGCCTACATGCACTAGCTTGCTATGCTGGCATCTGTGCCTCCGAGGCATCTGTCCCAGAGCCCCCAGATATGGATGTCATACTAGAGTCCCTGAAGTGCCTCTGCAACCTCGTGCTCAGCAGCCCTGTGGCACAGACACTGGCAGCAGAGGCCCACCTGGTGGTGAGACTGGCCGAGCGTGTGGGGCTGTACAGCAAGAGGAGCTTCCCACATGATGTCCAGTTCTTTGATTTAAGGCTCCTCTTCCTGCTAACAGCACTCCGCACTGATGTGCGCCAGCAGCTATTTCAGGAGCTGCATGGCGTGCACCTACTGACCCACACATTGGAGCTGACACTGGGGGTGACCCCAGAAGAGAGCCCTCCTGATCTCCTTCCCCCACAAGAGACCGAGCGGGCTATGGAGATCCTTAAGGTGCTATTCAACATCACCTTTGACTCTGTCAAGAGGGAAGTGGATGAG GAAGATGCTGCCCTTTACCGGTACCTGGGGACCCTTCTGCGGCACTGTGTGATGATTACTGCTGCTGGAGACTGCACGGAGGAGTTCCATGG CCACACAGTGAATCTCCTGGGGAACTTGCCTCTCAAGTCTTTGGACGTCCTCCTCGCCCTAGAGCTGCATGAAGGCTCCTTGGAGTTCATGGGAGTGAATATGGATGTGATTGGTGTCCTCCTCACCTTCCTAGAAAAGCGTTTGCACCAG ACCCACAGGCTAAAGGAGAGTGTGGCTCCTGTGCTGAGTGTGCTGACAGAGTGTGCCCGCATGCACCGACCGGTCAGGAAATTCCTGAAGGCCCAG GTGTTGCCGCCTCTGCGGGACGTGAAGACTCGGCCTGAAGTGGGAGAGCTACTGCGTAACAAGCTTGTCCGCCTCATGACACACCTGGACACGGATGTGAAGAGGGTAGCTGCTGAATTCCTCTTTGTGCTGTGTTCTGAGAGTG TACCCCGATTTATCAAGTACACAGGCTACGGGAACGCCGCAGGCCTCTTGGCTGCCAGGGGCCTCATGGCAGGTGGGCGACCTGAGGGCCAGTATTCAGAGGATGAGGACACGGACACTGACGAGTACAAGGAAGCCAAGGCCAG CATCAACCCAGTGACTGGGAGGGTGGAGGAGAAGCCGCCCAACCCTATGGAGGGCATGACAGAGGAGCAGAAGGAGCATGAGGCCATGAAGCTGGTGAACATGTTTGACAAGCTCTCCAG GCACAGAGTCATACAACCCATGGGGATGAGTCCCCGGGGTCACCTCACATCCCTGCAAGATGCCATGTGTGAGACCATGGAGGGGCAGCTCTCCTCAGACCCTGACTCAGATCCTGACTGA